One Cellulosimicrobium protaetiae genomic region harbors:
- a CDS encoding ArgP/LysG family DNA-binding transcriptional regulator: MVDLQPDQLRTLATIAAAGTFEAAAHRLGVTPSAVSQRVRALESAVGQVLVRRGKPAELTGPGEVLVRHARHLALQQADVLAELGIGATEPARDPSTDDDGAPLPEITLVVSGDALTTWALPALVEASGWARLEILREDEEHSIGLLRDGTAVAAVTSVAEAVPGCRSTLLGRMRYRPMASPAFAARWFPDGPTPAALSRAPVLAFDRKDDLQERYLRVRAQGAGASAGTAAGVAFDPPRHHVPASNEFRRAIELGMGWGMLPDLQSARAERAGRLVGFDDARAVDVPQHWQQWRLHSTSLDRLATAVARAARAALGAP, translated from the coding sequence ATGGTGGACCTTCAGCCCGACCAGCTCCGCACGCTCGCCACGATCGCCGCCGCCGGGACGTTCGAGGCCGCCGCCCACCGGCTCGGGGTCACCCCGTCCGCCGTGAGCCAGCGCGTGCGCGCGCTCGAGTCCGCGGTGGGTCAGGTGCTCGTGCGGCGCGGGAAGCCCGCCGAGCTGACAGGGCCGGGCGAGGTGCTCGTGCGGCACGCGCGCCACCTCGCGCTCCAGCAGGCCGACGTGCTCGCGGAGCTGGGGATCGGGGCAACGGAGCCGGCGCGCGACCCGTCGACGGACGACGACGGTGCGCCGCTGCCCGAGATCACGCTCGTCGTCTCCGGCGACGCCCTCACGACCTGGGCGCTGCCCGCACTCGTCGAGGCGTCGGGGTGGGCCCGGCTCGAGATCCTGCGAGAGGACGAGGAGCACTCCATCGGCCTGCTGCGTGACGGGACCGCGGTCGCCGCGGTGACGTCGGTCGCGGAGGCCGTCCCCGGCTGCCGCTCGACCCTGCTCGGCCGGATGCGCTACCGCCCCATGGCGAGCCCCGCGTTCGCGGCGCGCTGGTTCCCGGACGGCCCGACCCCCGCCGCGCTCTCCCGTGCGCCCGTCCTCGCGTTCGACCGCAAGGACGACCTGCAGGAGCGCTACCTGCGCGTGCGCGCCCAGGGAGCGGGGGCCTCGGCCGGGACGGCGGCCGGGGTGGCGTTCGACCCGCCCCGCCACCACGTCCCCGCGTCGAACGAGTTCCGCCGCGCGATCGAGCTCGGCATGGGCTGGGGCATGCTCCCCGACCTCCAGAGCGCGCGGGCCGAGCGCGCGGGACGCCTCGTGGGCTTCGACGACGCCCGGGCGGTGGACGTGCCGCAGCACTGGCAGCAGTGGCGGCTGCACTCGACGTCGCTCGACCGCCTCGCGACCGCCGTCGCCCGCGCGGCCCGCGCCGCGCTCGGCGCTCCCTGA
- a CDS encoding LysE/ArgO family amino acid transporter, translating to MLAALSPLAAGLAAGLSLIVAIGAQNAFVLRQGLRREHVLPVVLVCALSDLVLIAAGTAGLGALVTGAPTLLTVVRWGGAAFLLTLGALAARRALRPGGLDPASGAGATSARSAVGTSLALTWLNPHVYLDTVLLLGSLAAGYAAAHAGGTAAYAGAGDPDTARWLFGAGAMVASLVWFTALGFGARLLAPVFARPGAWRVLDGVIAAVMATIGVSLLLGG from the coding sequence GTGCTCGCCGCTCTCTCGCCCCTCGCCGCCGGTCTCGCCGCCGGGTTGTCCCTCATCGTCGCGATCGGTGCGCAGAACGCGTTCGTGCTGCGCCAGGGGCTGCGCCGCGAGCACGTCCTGCCGGTCGTGCTCGTCTGCGCGCTCTCCGACCTCGTCCTCATCGCCGCGGGGACGGCGGGGCTCGGCGCGCTCGTGACCGGTGCGCCGACGCTCCTCACCGTGGTGCGCTGGGGCGGCGCCGCGTTCCTCCTCACGCTCGGGGCGCTCGCCGCCCGGCGCGCACTGCGGCCCGGCGGGCTCGACCCGGCGTCGGGCGCCGGCGCGACGAGCGCGCGCTCCGCCGTCGGGACGTCGCTCGCCCTCACGTGGCTCAACCCGCACGTCTACCTCGACACCGTGCTGCTCCTCGGGTCGCTCGCGGCGGGCTACGCCGCCGCGCACGCCGGGGGAACCGCCGCCTACGCCGGAGCGGGCGACCCCGACACCGCGCGATGGCTCTTCGGGGCGGGCGCGATGGTCGCGAGCCTCGTGTGGTTCACCGCGCTCGGCTTCGGGGCACGCCTGCTCGCACCCGTGTTCGCGCGTCCCGGCGCGTGGCGCGTGCTCGACGGCGTGATCGCCGCCGTCATGGCGACGATCGGGGTGTCGCTCCTGCTCGGCGGGTGA
- a CDS encoding thioesterase family protein, protein MAYFFRTGTTTFRATAHVGGAWRTDEQHVAPALGLLAHVVETDRAARGRDGLAVSRLSYDVWGVFPIGEVETQVRVLRPGRGVELVEATLWCAGRCAVSLRAWLARVGDTADLAGGAPGPVPGPDRTPPWDPANVWPGGFIDSIEVRRSAVEPGRATVWVRSDVPLVADEEVGPLARTAGLLDAANGMAVRADPREVAFPNVDLTAHLFRAPLGGWVGLDTTVVFGASGTGVTHATLHDEDGPFGTLAQSLVVRSLVPRDGAAPTDA, encoded by the coding sequence ATGGCGTACTTCTTCCGCACGGGCACGACGACGTTCCGCGCGACCGCGCACGTCGGCGGGGCGTGGCGCACCGACGAGCAGCACGTCGCACCGGCCCTCGGCCTGCTCGCGCACGTCGTCGAGACCGACCGGGCGGCCCGCGGGCGCGACGGCCTCGCGGTGTCACGCCTGTCCTACGACGTCTGGGGCGTCTTCCCGATCGGCGAGGTGGAGACGCAGGTCCGCGTGCTCCGCCCCGGGCGGGGCGTCGAGCTCGTCGAGGCGACGCTCTGGTGCGCGGGCCGCTGCGCCGTCTCCCTCCGAGCCTGGCTCGCGCGGGTCGGGGACACCGCCGACCTCGCCGGCGGTGCGCCGGGACCTGTGCCCGGACCGGACCGGACGCCGCCATGGGACCCCGCGAACGTCTGGCCCGGCGGCTTCATCGACTCCATCGAGGTCCGCCGCAGCGCGGTCGAGCCCGGTCGCGCGACGGTCTGGGTGCGCAGCGACGTCCCGCTCGTCGCCGACGAGGAGGTCGGACCGCTCGCCCGTACGGCCGGGCTGCTCGACGCCGCCAACGGCATGGCCGTCCGCGCCGACCCGCGGGAGGTCGCGTTCCCCAACGTCGACCTCACCGCCCACCTCTTCCGGGCACCGCTCGGCGGCTGGGTCGGCCTCGACACCACCGTCGTGTTCGGTGCGTCGGGGACGGGCGTCACGCACGCGACGCTCCACGACGAGGACGGCCCGTTCGGGACGCTCGCGCAGTCGCTCGTCGTCCGCTCGCTGGTCCCGCGCGATGGCGCGGCACCTACCGACGCGTGA